A genome region from Blautia coccoides includes the following:
- a CDS encoding Asp23/Gls24 family envelope stress response protein gives MAEDRNTYKIHDNGSLGEVQIADEVVAIIAGLAATEVDGVGSMAGNITNELVGKLGMKNLSKGVKVDVLEDVVCVDLALNIEYGFNILETSKKVQERVKSAIENMTGLNVSDVNVRIASVEMEKTK, from the coding sequence ATGGCGGAAGACAGAAATACGTATAAGATACATGATAACGGTTCCCTGGGTGAAGTGCAGATTGCTGACGAAGTAGTCGCCATCATTGCGGGACTGGCTGCTACAGAGGTTGACGGTGTCGGCTCCATGGCAGGGAATATCACCAATGAACTGGTAGGCAAACTGGGCATGAAGAATCTTTCCAAGGGCGTCAAAGTGGACGTGCTTGAGGATGTTGTATGTGTAGATTTGGCTCTGAATATTGAGTATGGTTTCAATATCCTGGAAACCAGCAAAAAAGTGCAGGAGCGTGTAAAGTCTGCAATTGAAAATATGACAGGTCTGAACGTTTCCGATGTAAATGTGCGGATTGCCAGTGTGGAGATGGAAAAGACCAAATAA
- the nusB gene encoding transcription antitermination factor NusB, with amino-acid sequence MGRREMREHIFKLLFLREFNQSEEMPEQIRMYFESLEELAPMNEAYMQNKYEKILERLAEIDGILNQSSSGWKVSRMSKVDVNILRLAVYEMKYDEDVPVKVAINEAVELAKKFGGDDSSSFVNGILGKIAKELS; translated from the coding sequence ATGGGTAGAAGAGAAATGAGGGAGCATATTTTCAAGCTCCTGTTTTTGAGAGAATTTAATCAGTCGGAGGAGATGCCTGAGCAGATTCGGATGTATTTTGAATCACTGGAGGAACTGGCCCCCATGAATGAGGCCTATATGCAGAACAAATACGAAAAGATTCTGGAGCGTCTTGCCGAGATTGACGGTATTTTGAATCAGTCATCCTCCGGATGGAAAGTGAGCCGTATGAGTAAGGTAGATGTAAATATTCTGCGACTTGCTGTTTATGAGATGAAATATGATGAGGACGTGCCTGTAAAGGTGGCGATCAATGAGGCGGTGGAGCTGGCCAAAAAATTCGGCGGTGATGATTCCTCTTCATTTGTCAATGGTATTTTAGGAAAGATCGCCAAGGAGCTGTCATGA
- a CDS encoding FAD-dependent oxidoreductase, whose product MKTDKIVQKLVDSYGSWVQEEKENCPGHCAVMSKELYPYDAIFSPIRVNRITLKNRVVMAPMGNLNMCEENGRPSDKMLQYFFARAKGGTGLLTTGLIPISHGIDNTVTEPGKLSFFPRIDRSRTVFSGWRDLAQGVHAYGSRIFIQLTPGLGRVGPPQCVINEMKLPCSASLNPNFYIPELPCLPLTDLALHKIIKNGGQAASDAKTAGLDGVYLHGHEGYLLDQLTNPAFNRRKAGRYAYWQNFGLDLVREIRKRVGDSYPIMYRIDLSLALNETYKERMESVRSLKKFTNGRTIYDTLRYMENLVKAGVDMFDVDLGCYDNWWLPHPPAGMPAGCFLDISRIAKKYFKTREVKTNAGLEVPVVAVGKLGYPDLAEKAIRDGMCDLVMLGRPLLADPDWCRKAYAGEVERIRPCIGCQEGCINEFVEGGHPQCAVNPRTGFEDVIPETLPRAENTKKIAVVGAGPSGMQFALTASARGHQVTLIEREKILGGKVVPGSRPKIKFDFKNYLEYLIREVHLAEEKGGLTVCTGVEADTQWLKEQNFDAIVYNIGTTSVVPKIPGVDQADWVQATDLLCEPEKLGKAKKTVVIGGGVVGCETAYWLKYEKGCDVTVVEMLPYIMSGACTANRYHLIHYMEKAGVQLLNCAKVTGFTKGSVQIEKNISKGVPDPYNTWQPQLPENIANPLAKKIGPETENQELPADLVIFAMGGRPDESLYLEGLRLHAAKELYNIGDSFSGGRVLEASRAAYRLARGI is encoded by the coding sequence TTGAAAACAGATAAGATCGTTCAGAAGCTGGTAGACAGCTACGGGAGCTGGGTGCAGGAGGAAAAAGAAAACTGTCCCGGTCATTGTGCTGTCATGAGTAAAGAGCTTTACCCCTATGACGCAATTTTTTCACCTATTCGGGTCAACCGCATCACACTGAAAAACAGGGTGGTCATGGCACCTATGGGAAACCTGAACATGTGTGAGGAGAACGGGCGGCCCAGTGACAAGATGCTCCAGTATTTCTTTGCCAGGGCAAAAGGCGGCACCGGTCTTCTCACAACAGGACTGATCCCCATCAGCCACGGTATTGACAATACAGTGACAGAGCCGGGGAAGTTGAGTTTTTTCCCGAGGATCGACAGAAGCCGGACTGTTTTTTCGGGATGGAGGGATCTGGCACAGGGTGTCCATGCGTACGGAAGCCGCATTTTCATCCAGCTCACCCCGGGACTCGGAAGAGTGGGACCGCCTCAGTGTGTCATCAATGAGATGAAGCTCCCCTGTTCGGCATCCCTGAATCCCAACTTTTACATCCCGGAGCTTCCCTGTCTGCCGCTTACGGATCTGGCCCTTCACAAGATCATAAAAAATGGTGGACAGGCGGCATCCGACGCAAAGACGGCAGGCCTTGATGGTGTCTATCTGCACGGGCATGAGGGATATCTGCTGGACCAGCTCACGAACCCGGCCTTCAACAGAAGAAAAGCGGGAAGATACGCCTACTGGCAAAACTTTGGCCTGGACTTGGTACGGGAGATCAGAAAGCGGGTGGGGGACAGCTATCCCATCATGTACAGGATCGATCTGTCCCTGGCTCTCAATGAGACCTACAAAGAGCGGATGGAGAGTGTGAGATCCCTGAAGAAATTTACAAACGGCAGAACCATCTATGACACCCTGCGCTATATGGAAAACCTGGTAAAAGCAGGCGTAGATATGTTTGATGTGGATCTGGGCTGCTATGATAACTGGTGGCTGCCTCATCCCCCGGCAGGTATGCCGGCAGGCTGCTTCCTGGATATTTCCAGGATCGCAAAGAAATATTTCAAGACCAGGGAAGTAAAGACCAATGCCGGTCTGGAAGTGCCTGTTGTGGCGGTGGGCAAACTGGGATATCCGGATTTGGCGGAGAAGGCCATAAGAGACGGTATGTGTGATCTTGTCATGCTGGGCCGGCCCCTTCTGGCTGACCCGGACTGGTGCAGAAAGGCATATGCCGGAGAGGTGGAGAGAATCCGTCCCTGCATCGGATGCCAGGAGGGCTGTATCAACGAGTTTGTGGAGGGCGGCCATCCTCAATGCGCAGTGAACCCCAGAACCGGGTTTGAGGATGTGATCCCCGAGACACTGCCGAGAGCGGAGAACACAAAGAAGATCGCAGTTGTGGGAGCTGGTCCCTCAGGCATGCAGTTTGCCCTGACCGCTTCTGCCCGGGGACATCAGGTGACACTGATTGAGCGGGAAAAAATACTCGGCGGCAAGGTGGTACCCGGCAGCAGACCAAAGATCAAATTTGATTTTAAGAATTATCTGGAGTACCTCATAAGAGAGGTACATCTGGCAGAGGAAAAAGGCGGTCTTACCGTGTGCACCGGTGTAGAGGCAGACACCCAATGGCTGAAAGAGCAAAACTTTGATGCCATTGTCTATAATATCGGAACCACCAGTGTAGTACCCAAAATCCCAGGTGTGGACCAGGCAGACTGGGTACAGGCCACAGACCTTCTCTGCGAGCCGGAGAAACTGGGAAAAGCAAAGAAAACCGTAGTCATCGGCGGCGGCGTTGTAGGATGCGAGACAGCATACTGGCTCAAATACGAAAAAGGATGCGACGTGACAGTGGTGGAGATGTTGCCCTACATTATGAGCGGCGCCTGCACAGCCAACCGATACCATTTGATCCACTACATGGAAAAAGCCGGTGTACAGCTTCTAAACTGCGCAAAAGTGACAGGCTTTACAAAAGGCAGTGTCCAGATCGAAAAAAACATTTCAAAAGGCGTACCGGACCCCTACAACACCTGGCAGCCCCAACTGCCTGAGAACATAGCCAACCCCCTGGCCAAAAAGATCGGACCCGAGACAGAAAACCAGGAACTTCCCGCCGATCTGGTAATATTCGCCATGGGCGGAAGACCGGATGAAAGCCTATACCTGGAAGGCCTAAGACTACATGCAGCCAAAGAACTCTACAACATCGGTGACAGCTTCTCTGGCGGAAGAGTACTTGAAGCATCCCGCGCTGCATACCGTTTGGCAAGGGGAATTTAA
- a CDS encoding acyl-CoA dehydratase activase: MKKYYGGCDVGSTYTKCVILDEDGNIAAHTTIKSKINPSESSVIAMDETVKQVEELDSPKDLAYLIGTGYGRNKVPFADENISEISCHAMGVHVTNPKVSAIIDIGGQDVKGIAIDTDGTVKNFAMNDKCAAGTGRFFETMANAFEMSLEDFSNLSLSAKNVIPITAQCTVFAESEVITLVGEGKARDEIAAGIELAVAKRCFVMAKKAGVTDRITLTGGCAKNAGLKKAIEHVLKVKVIDLDVDPQLMGALGAAEYARQKGRR; the protein is encoded by the coding sequence ATGAAAAAATATTATGGAGGATGTGACGTTGGCTCCACCTATACCAAGTGTGTGATCCTGGATGAAGATGGAAACATAGCTGCCCACACAACGATAAAAAGTAAGATCAATCCATCGGAAAGCTCTGTGATCGCTATGGATGAAACCGTGAAACAGGTAGAAGAGCTGGACAGTCCCAAGGATCTGGCTTATCTGATCGGAACCGGCTACGGCAGAAATAAAGTGCCTTTTGCAGATGAAAACATTTCAGAGATAAGCTGTCATGCCATGGGGGTCCATGTGACGAACCCGAAGGTGAGCGCCATCATTGATATCGGCGGACAGGATGTGAAGGGCATCGCCATAGACACAGACGGAACGGTGAAAAACTTTGCCATGAATGACAAGTGTGCTGCCGGTACGGGAAGATTTTTTGAGACCATGGCAAATGCCTTTGAAATGTCACTGGAGGATTTTTCAAACCTGTCTTTAAGCGCCAAAAATGTCATTCCCATCACTGCCCAGTGCACAGTATTTGCGGAGAGTGAAGTGATCACACTGGTGGGTGAGGGAAAGGCCAGGGATGAGATTGCTGCGGGGATTGAGCTGGCCGTGGCTAAGAGATGCTTTGTCATGGCAAAGAAGGCCGGGGTCACGGACAGGATCACCCTGACCGGGGGCTGTGCCAAGAATGCAGGGCTTAAAAAGGCCATTGAGCATGTCCTGAAGGTGAAAGTCATAGATCTGGATGTGGATCCGCAGCTAATGGGCGCTCTGGGGGCAGCGGAATATGCCCGTCAGAAGGGAAGAAGATAA
- a CDS encoding 2-hydroxyacyl-CoA dehydratase family protein has protein sequence MDRKIEELLKKGKEMKTQGQKVLKKEKKTITRAIHAWKDMDHHKGDVHTGELTTAFREWRGVKDTAYDFAKWLQVWGDMSLMIMKNPVGSVKGLWKYRWFSSYLQTPMFIDAQLVGLRGPQLRIAREHMRMIVQFCTRLLENTFKADENLNGPNALSDKIVLFDEMMPIHIMAGFPNLIGMPSQMAPVYITSLLDQQMQVHYLDETENYGLPADICPLPSAEAGCGIAGDYPIFGKCYITSSMPCDGSVMTNIFQDRYFKLPTYPLTLPVRYLDEQAVDYAVEEIKGMIHFIEENTGETFDWDAYFEAMERYNKETEYEQEKWDVNQTEYPQITGSILAVYRELSYMADAGRDPRFLKTDERVNKIMMKAYREKRPCAKEMRHRAVVWSCPAHYYANFGNWAQQCWGINVLIDMESMMSMKFIDTEDKEESLKDIAWTYERMAMRKHTNGGYANVLDELWKVCEEFHADMVLMYSHISCKTMAGLQGLFDDQARERGIRFIWVEHDLMDPRTVSRRHMRESVNRYMRTVMHEEPVDPSLEDFDDEKEW, from the coding sequence ATGGATAGAAAAATCGAAGAACTGCTGAAAAAAGGAAAAGAAATGAAAACGCAGGGACAGAAGGTCCTGAAAAAAGAGAAGAAAACCATCACCAGAGCCATTCATGCCTGGAAGGATATGGACCATCACAAGGGTGACGTCCATACCGGTGAGCTGACCACAGCATTCAGGGAGTGGAGAGGGGTAAAGGACACTGCCTACGACTTTGCAAAATGGCTGCAGGTGTGGGGGGATATGAGCCTCATGATCATGAAAAATCCAGTAGGCTCTGTAAAAGGGCTGTGGAAATACAGATGGTTCAGTTCCTATCTGCAGACGCCCATGTTTATTGATGCCCAGCTCGTAGGGCTTAGGGGGCCGCAGCTTCGCATCGCCAGGGAGCATATGAGGATGATCGTCCAGTTCTGTACCCGCCTGCTGGAAAATACCTTCAAGGCAGACGAGAATCTGAACGGGCCAAATGCCCTGAGTGACAAGATTGTACTTTTTGATGAGATGATGCCCATACATATCATGGCGGGCTTCCCCAATCTCATTGGCATGCCCTCCCAGATGGCACCTGTATACATCACTTCCCTTCTGGACCAGCAGATGCAGGTTCATTATCTGGATGAGACGGAAAACTACGGGCTTCCGGCAGATATCTGCCCTCTTCCCTCAGCGGAGGCCGGGTGCGGGATCGCGGGGGATTACCCCATATTTGGCAAATGCTATATAACCAGCAGTATGCCCTGCGACGGAAGTGTTATGACAAATATATTCCAGGACAGATATTTTAAGCTTCCCACTTATCCCCTGACGCTTCCGGTGCGTTACCTGGATGAACAGGCAGTGGACTACGCGGTGGAAGAGATCAAGGGAATGATCCATTTTATCGAGGAAAACACAGGGGAGACATTTGACTGGGATGCTTATTTTGAGGCCATGGAAAGGTACAATAAGGAGACAGAATATGAGCAGGAGAAGTGGGATGTGAATCAGACGGAATATCCTCAGATCACAGGTTCTATCCTGGCTGTTTACCGGGAACTCAGCTACATGGCAGACGCGGGCCGGGATCCCAGATTCCTGAAAACAGATGAGAGAGTGAACAAGATCATGATGAAGGCCTACAGGGAGAAGAGACCCTGTGCAAAAGAGATGCGGCACCGGGCTGTGGTATGGTCTTGTCCTGCTCACTATTATGCCAACTTCGGCAATTGGGCACAGCAGTGCTGGGGCATTAACGTGCTCATTGATATGGAGAGCATGATGTCCATGAAGTTTATTGATACAGAGGACAAAGAGGAGTCCTTAAAGGATATTGCGTGGACGTATGAGCGCATGGCCATGAGGAAGCATACCAACGGCGGCTATGCCAATGTGCTGGATGAGCTTTGGAAGGTCTGCGAGGAATTCCACGCGGATATGGTCCTTATGTACAGCCACATTTCCTGCAAGACCATGGCAGGGCTTCAGGGATTGTTTGACGACCAGGCAAGGGAACGGGGAATCCGTTTTATCTGGGTGGAACACGATCTGATGGACCCCAGAACGGTCTCTAGGCGCCATATGAGAGAATCTGTGAACCGTTATATGCGCACAGTCATGCATGAGGAACCCGTGGACCCGTCACTGGAAGATTTTGATGATGAGAAGGAATGGTAG